The Myxocyprinus asiaticus isolate MX2 ecotype Aquarium Trade chromosome 31, UBuf_Myxa_2, whole genome shotgun sequence genome has a segment encoding these proteins:
- the hsph1 gene encoding heat shock protein 105 kDa isoform X2: MWDFRIAILLWSRAEASRPYPMNSQTDARLVSFGSKNRAIGNAARNQMITNPGSTVSHFKRLHGRLFHDRVVQAERDSLPYDLVPLSDGKVGVKVMYLNKEHQFTIEQITAMLLTKMKDIAETNLQKNVVECVISIPSFFTDSERRSVLDATKIAGLNCLKLMNDNTAVALNYGIYKQDLPGTDEKPKIVVFVDMGHSALQVSVCAFNKGKLKVLSTAFDPYLGGRDFDKRLVEYFCAEFKSKYKLDVKSKVRALLRLTQECEKLKKLMSSNSTDIPLNIECFMDDKDVSGKMNRAKFEELCADLIERVTAPLVAALEQAQVKLQDISAVEIVGGATRIPAVKAQISKFFKRDVSTTLNADEAVARGCALQCAMLSPAFRVRDFSITDTIPFPISLCWSSEADEGKSCHEIFGRNHPCPSAKMITFYRSKPFVLEASYSDPASLPFTEAKIGEYKLQNIQPQENGDKAKVKVKVQVNASGIVSVTSATMVLRVSSDDSETTEINEDIYYHDGSDEIDIQDKTQETNAHNQLSVDKENLPTAQCPPMEKEQNHKDALSMNGEVTNQPPDAKKAKMKVKHIGLPIEETITQQLPKDCLSTYIEQESKMIQQDCQEKERNNAKNAVEENVYHYRHKLEGPYQSFLSAQDHHSFFELLNGTENWLYDEGADQDKQTYLNKLAEIQKLGLPVQDRYQESIRRPQMFEELSAKIQSYMTVMEEYKNGSDSYCHIDAMDMDKVRVCIEDTQVWMTNMQNSQDKLTPDREPAIHSTQIQEKLQALNNVCEEIVSKPKPRVDSPMDEKNIQPEHPHNMKSPEDVTMEYTNLIQNESKRSHVNIE; encoded by the exons ATGTGGGATTTCAGAATTGCTATATTGCTGTGGTCAAGAGCGGAGGCATCGAGACCATATCCAATGAATTCACAGACAGATGCACGCC TTGTATCGTTTGGTTCAAAGAACAGGGCCATCGGTAATGCTGCAAGAAACCAG ATGATAACCAATCCTGGAAGCACTGTCTCTCATTTTAAGAGACTGCATGGCAGATTGTTTCATGATCGTGTTGTGCAAGCCGAGAGGGACAGTTTACCATATGATCTGGTACCACTAAGTGATGGGAAGGTTGGAGTCAAG GTCATGTACCTCAACAAGGAGCACCAGTTCACCATTGAGCAGATCACGGCTATGCTGTTGACCAAAATGAAAGACATTGCTGAAACCAATCTACAAAAGAATGTGGTGGAGTGTGTCATCTCT ATCCCCTCATTCTTCACTGATTCAGAAAGGAGGTCTGTACTGGATGCAACCAAGATTGCTggcctgaactgcctgaaactaATGAATGACAATACCGCAG TGGCATTAAACTATGGCATATACAAGCAAGATCTCCCAGGCACCGATGAGAAACCAAAGATAGTGGTGTTTGTGGACATGGGCCACTCAGCTCTCCAGGTCTCTGTTTGTGCGTTCAACAAAGGTAAACTGAAG GTGCTGTCTACTGCCTTTGATCCTTATTTGGGAGGAAGAGACTTTGATAAGAGGCTGGTAGAATACTTCTGTGCAGAATTTAAGTCCAAGTACAAGTTAGATGTAAAGTCCAAGGTGCGAGCTTTACTGAGGCTGACACAGGAGTGTGAGAAACTCAAGAAATTGATGAGCAGCAACTCAACAGACATTCCCCTCAACATTGAGTGCTTTATGGATGATAAGGACGTCTCTGGGAAAATGAACAG GGCCAAATTTGAGGAGCTGTGTGCAGACCTGATTGAGAGAGTGACAGCTCCTTTGGTGGCAGCTCTAGAACAAGCTCAAGTGAAGCTACAAGACATCAGTGCAGTAGAGATTGTAGGGGGAGCTACACGAATACCTGCTGTGAAGGCCCAGATCAGCAAGTTCTTCAAAAGGGATGTGAGCACTACATTAAATGCAGATGAGGCAGTGGCCagaggctgtgcattacag TGTGCCATGCTCTCTCCTGCATTCAGAGTGCGAGACTTCTCCATCACAGACACTATCCCATTTCCCATCTCTCTTTGCTGGTCCAGTGAAGCAGATGAAGGCAAATC TTGTCACGAGATATTTGGCAGGAACCATCCCTGTCCATCGGCCAAAATGATCACATTTTACAGGAGCAAGCCTTTTGTTCTGGAGGCTTCTTATTCAGATCCAGCATCACTGCCCTTTACCGAGGCAAAGATCG GTGAATATAAATTGCAGAACATTCAACCTCAAGAGAATGGAGACAAGGCAAAGGTGAAAGTTAAGGTTCAAGTAAATGCCAGTGGTATAGTCAGTGTCACCTCAGCCACTATGGTCCTGAGGGTCAGCTCTGACGATTCTGAAACCACAGAAATAAATGAAGATATTTACTATCATGATGGCTCTGATGAAATTGACATACAG GACAAGACACAAGAGACAAATGCTCATAACCAGCTCTCGGTAGACAAAGAAAACCTGCCAACAGCACAGTGTCCACCCATGGAAAAAGAGCAGAATCATAAAGACGCACTGAGT ATGAATGGAGAAGTAACCAATCAACCCCCTGATGCAAAAAAAGCCAAGATGAAGGTCAAGCATATTGGACTTCCCATTGAGGAAACAATTACCCAACAGTTGCCAAAGGATTGCCTTAGCACTTACATAGAACAAGAG AGCAAAATGATACAGCAAGACTGCCAAGAAAAAGAGCGAAACAATGCTAAAAATGCAGTGGAGGAGAATGTATACCACTACAGACACAAGCTGGAGGGCCCTTATCAGTCGTTTTTAAGTGCTCAA gacCATCACTCATTCTTTGAGCTTTTAAATGGCACAGAGAACTGGCTGTATGATGAGGGAGCAGACCAAGATAAGCAGACTTACCTTAACAAGTTGGCAGAAATTCAA AAACTGGGTTTACCTGTGCAAGACAGATACCAGGAGTCCATAAGGAGACCACAAATGTTTGAGGAGCTGTCAGCCAAAATACAGAGCTACATGACTGTTATGGAGGAGTATAAGAATGGA AGTGACAGTTACTGCCATATTGATGCCATGGACATGGACAAGGTGAGAGTGTGTATTGAAGATACTCAGGTGTGGATGACAAACATGCAGAATTCTCAGGATAAACTGACGCCTGATCGGGAACCTGCCATACACAGCACTCAGATCCAGGAGAAGTTACAG GCACTAAACAATGTTTGTGAGGAAATAGTATCCAAACCCAAGCCTAGAGTCGACTCTCCTAtggatgaaaaaaatattcaaccaGAGCACCCACACAACATGAAAAGTCCAGAAGATGTGACAATGGAATACACAAATTTGattcaaaatgaatcaaaaaGAAGCCATGTCAATATTGAGTAG
- the hsph1 gene encoding heat shock protein 105 kDa isoform X1, with product MAVVGFDVGFQNCYIAVVKSGGIETISNEFTDRCTPAVVSFGSKNRAIGNAARNQMITNPGSTVSHFKRLHGRLFHDRVVQAERDSLPYDLVPLSDGKVGVKVMYLNKEHQFTIEQITAMLLTKMKDIAETNLQKNVVECVISIPSFFTDSERRSVLDATKIAGLNCLKLMNDNTAVALNYGIYKQDLPGTDEKPKIVVFVDMGHSALQVSVCAFNKGKLKVLSTAFDPYLGGRDFDKRLVEYFCAEFKSKYKLDVKSKVRALLRLTQECEKLKKLMSSNSTDIPLNIECFMDDKDVSGKMNRAKFEELCADLIERVTAPLVAALEQAQVKLQDISAVEIVGGATRIPAVKAQISKFFKRDVSTTLNADEAVARGCALQCAMLSPAFRVRDFSITDTIPFPISLCWSSEADEGKSCHEIFGRNHPCPSAKMITFYRSKPFVLEASYSDPASLPFTEAKIGEYKLQNIQPQENGDKAKVKVKVQVNASGIVSVTSATMVLRVSSDDSETTEINEDIYYHDGSDEIDIQDKTQETNAHNQLSVDKENLPTAQCPPMEKEQNHKDALSMNGEVTNQPPDAKKAKMKVKHIGLPIEETITQQLPKDCLSTYIEQESKMIQQDCQEKERNNAKNAVEENVYHYRHKLEGPYQSFLSAQDHHSFFELLNGTENWLYDEGADQDKQTYLNKLAEIQKLGLPVQDRYQESIRRPQMFEELSAKIQSYMTVMEEYKNGSDSYCHIDAMDMDKVRVCIEDTQVWMTNMQNSQDKLTPDREPAIHSTQIQEKLQALNNVCEEIVSKPKPRVDSPMDEKNIQPEHPHNMKSPEDVTMEYTNLIQNESKRSHVNIE from the exons ATGGCTGTCGTGGGCTTTGATGTGGGATTTCAGAATTGCTATATTGCTGTGGTCAAGAGCGGAGGCATCGAGACCATATCCAATGAATTCACAGACAGATGCACGCC AGCAGTTGTATCGTTTGGTTCAAAGAACAGGGCCATCGGTAATGCTGCAAGAAACCAG ATGATAACCAATCCTGGAAGCACTGTCTCTCATTTTAAGAGACTGCATGGCAGATTGTTTCATGATCGTGTTGTGCAAGCCGAGAGGGACAGTTTACCATATGATCTGGTACCACTAAGTGATGGGAAGGTTGGAGTCAAG GTCATGTACCTCAACAAGGAGCACCAGTTCACCATTGAGCAGATCACGGCTATGCTGTTGACCAAAATGAAAGACATTGCTGAAACCAATCTACAAAAGAATGTGGTGGAGTGTGTCATCTCT ATCCCCTCATTCTTCACTGATTCAGAAAGGAGGTCTGTACTGGATGCAACCAAGATTGCTggcctgaactgcctgaaactaATGAATGACAATACCGCAG TGGCATTAAACTATGGCATATACAAGCAAGATCTCCCAGGCACCGATGAGAAACCAAAGATAGTGGTGTTTGTGGACATGGGCCACTCAGCTCTCCAGGTCTCTGTTTGTGCGTTCAACAAAGGTAAACTGAAG GTGCTGTCTACTGCCTTTGATCCTTATTTGGGAGGAAGAGACTTTGATAAGAGGCTGGTAGAATACTTCTGTGCAGAATTTAAGTCCAAGTACAAGTTAGATGTAAAGTCCAAGGTGCGAGCTTTACTGAGGCTGACACAGGAGTGTGAGAAACTCAAGAAATTGATGAGCAGCAACTCAACAGACATTCCCCTCAACATTGAGTGCTTTATGGATGATAAGGACGTCTCTGGGAAAATGAACAG GGCCAAATTTGAGGAGCTGTGTGCAGACCTGATTGAGAGAGTGACAGCTCCTTTGGTGGCAGCTCTAGAACAAGCTCAAGTGAAGCTACAAGACATCAGTGCAGTAGAGATTGTAGGGGGAGCTACACGAATACCTGCTGTGAAGGCCCAGATCAGCAAGTTCTTCAAAAGGGATGTGAGCACTACATTAAATGCAGATGAGGCAGTGGCCagaggctgtgcattacag TGTGCCATGCTCTCTCCTGCATTCAGAGTGCGAGACTTCTCCATCACAGACACTATCCCATTTCCCATCTCTCTTTGCTGGTCCAGTGAAGCAGATGAAGGCAAATC TTGTCACGAGATATTTGGCAGGAACCATCCCTGTCCATCGGCCAAAATGATCACATTTTACAGGAGCAAGCCTTTTGTTCTGGAGGCTTCTTATTCAGATCCAGCATCACTGCCCTTTACCGAGGCAAAGATCG GTGAATATAAATTGCAGAACATTCAACCTCAAGAGAATGGAGACAAGGCAAAGGTGAAAGTTAAGGTTCAAGTAAATGCCAGTGGTATAGTCAGTGTCACCTCAGCCACTATGGTCCTGAGGGTCAGCTCTGACGATTCTGAAACCACAGAAATAAATGAAGATATTTACTATCATGATGGCTCTGATGAAATTGACATACAG GACAAGACACAAGAGACAAATGCTCATAACCAGCTCTCGGTAGACAAAGAAAACCTGCCAACAGCACAGTGTCCACCCATGGAAAAAGAGCAGAATCATAAAGACGCACTGAGT ATGAATGGAGAAGTAACCAATCAACCCCCTGATGCAAAAAAAGCCAAGATGAAGGTCAAGCATATTGGACTTCCCATTGAGGAAACAATTACCCAACAGTTGCCAAAGGATTGCCTTAGCACTTACATAGAACAAGAG AGCAAAATGATACAGCAAGACTGCCAAGAAAAAGAGCGAAACAATGCTAAAAATGCAGTGGAGGAGAATGTATACCACTACAGACACAAGCTGGAGGGCCCTTATCAGTCGTTTTTAAGTGCTCAA gacCATCACTCATTCTTTGAGCTTTTAAATGGCACAGAGAACTGGCTGTATGATGAGGGAGCAGACCAAGATAAGCAGACTTACCTTAACAAGTTGGCAGAAATTCAA AAACTGGGTTTACCTGTGCAAGACAGATACCAGGAGTCCATAAGGAGACCACAAATGTTTGAGGAGCTGTCAGCCAAAATACAGAGCTACATGACTGTTATGGAGGAGTATAAGAATGGA AGTGACAGTTACTGCCATATTGATGCCATGGACATGGACAAGGTGAGAGTGTGTATTGAAGATACTCAGGTGTGGATGACAAACATGCAGAATTCTCAGGATAAACTGACGCCTGATCGGGAACCTGCCATACACAGCACTCAGATCCAGGAGAAGTTACAG GCACTAAACAATGTTTGTGAGGAAATAGTATCCAAACCCAAGCCTAGAGTCGACTCTCCTAtggatgaaaaaaatattcaaccaGAGCACCCACACAACATGAAAAGTCCAGAAGATGTGACAATGGAATACACAAATTTGattcaaaatgaatcaaaaaGAAGCCATGTCAATATTGAGTAG